A stretch of Oreochromis aureus strain Israel breed Guangdong linkage group 11, ZZ_aureus, whole genome shotgun sequence DNA encodes these proteins:
- the plekhf2 gene encoding pleckstrin homology domain-containing family F member 2: MVDRLANSEANSKRIAVVESCFGAAGQPLAIPGRVLIGEGVLTKLCRKKPKARQFFLFNDILVYGNIVIQKKKYNKQHIIPLESVTIDTVPDEGDLRNGWLIKTPTKSFAVYAATATEKSEWMNHIGKCVGDLLQKSGKSPTGEHAAVWVPDSEASVCMRCKKVKFTPVSRRHHCRKCGFVVCGPCSEKKYLLPSQSSKPVRVCEHCYEQLTSVNLQARSDSITRPGSKFHSNNLSDDDDDDDSSD; encoded by the coding sequence ATGGTGGACCGGCTTGCGAACAgcgaggccaactccaagcggATTGCGGTGGTTGAGAGCTGCTTCGGCGCTGCAGGTCAGCCGCTGGCCATCCCAGGCCGTGTGCTGATTGGTGAGGGTGTTCTCACCAAACTGTGCCGCAAGAAGCCAAAGGCACGGCAGTTCTTCCTCTTCAACGACATCCTGGTTTATGGTAACATCGTCATTCAGAAGAAGAAGTACAATAAGCAGCACATCATCCCTCTGGAGAGCGTCACCATCGACACAGTACCAGATGAAGGCGACCTGCGCAATGGCTGGCTCATCAAGACGCCCACCAAGTCTTTCGCTGTGTATGCTGCTACTGCCACCGAGAAGTCCGAATGGATGAACCACATAGGGAAATGTGTCGGAGACTTGCTGCAGAAAAGTGGCAAGTCCCCTACAGGAGAGCACGCGGCCGTATGGGTGCCCGACTCAGAGGCCTCTGTGTGCATGCGCTGCAAGAAGGTGAAGTTCACGCCAGTCAGCCGCCGCCACCACTGCAGGAAATGTGGATTTGTGGTCTGTGGGCCGTGCTCAGAGAAGAAGTACCTCCTTCCTAGCCAGTCGTCCAAACCGGTTCGCGTCTGCGAGCACTGCTACGAGCAGCTGACGTCCGTAAACCTCCAGGCGCGCTCAGACTCCATCACTCGGCCGGGGTCAAAGTTCCACAGCAACAACCTCTCGgacgatgatgacgatgatgacagcagtgactga